Genomic DNA from Carnobacteriaceae bacterium zg-C25:
TAAATCCTAACTCAATCAATACAGCAGGTTTTGCAGTTTCTCGTAAGACGGCTAAAGTTTCTCTTTTGACGCCACGATTAAACGCTCCCGTTTCAGCAATTACCGCACTTTGCAAAGCATCTGCTAAAATTTTACTATTTTTTAAGCGAATTGGATCGTTATGTAGTTTTTGATTGATTTTAGGTTGGTAGTCTTTGTCGTATTCATACCAATACGTTTCAATACCCGTAGTTTGACTACCTTCACCCGCTCCTGTTGCATTAAAGTGTACACTAATGAAAATATCGGAATTGGTTGCATTCACCAGTCTAGAGCGTTCCGTTACAAAATCAACATACGTATCATCTTCACGACTCATAATAACCGAATACCCTGAATTTTGTAATAATGCACGTAATCGTTTTGAAACGTCTAATACTAAATCACTTTCTTTAACGCCATAGTAATGCGCACCACTATCACGACCACCATGTCCTGGATCAATAAAAATCACTTTGCTCACTTGTGTAGCATTCGCAGTCGTCGTTTCACTATTCACAAAAACGAATTCTTTATTATCTTGTTTCACTTTACCATTAAATTTCCATGTAATGATACCTTTTTCCACATAATAATAACGATTTTGATACGTTGTCACACCCGTATAATTTGTGTCAAACATCCCATTTTTTAAATAGTGCCACACGCCGTTAATCAACATCAGACCTGTATAATTTTCATCTACTTTTCCGTTTGTCACGTAATACTCTCTACCATCTTTACTGTAGCGCACTAATCCTGTTTTTGAGGATACAAAGTGCCCACCTTCAATGTAATATAAATTACCCGTAATACGAACCAAACCTGTAAATGACCAATCTAAAATCCCTTTTTTCGTGTAGTACACACGACCTTGGTACATTGCTAACGAATCTTCACTCATCAATTGACCTGATTTAAAGTGATACCATTGTTTATCAGGCCCTTGTAATAACCCAGACACCGTCATATCAACAACTGAGTTTTTAAGGGCATATAATCGATTTAAATATTTACCTACTCCGTTATAGCGCCAAGTAATTTGTGCATTTTCAACATAAAATAATGTACCATTGTAGGAAACCATGCCGTTAAATGACCAATCGATTTGACCATTTTTTACATAAAACCAGTTATGATTATAAAAAATTAAGTCTGAAAAATCTTTGGCAACAACGCCGTTTTTGATATAGTACCACGTACCATTTTTAGCTTGTACCAATCCATTTTTTTGCCAATTCACTCGACTGTTTTGGACATAAAATTTTGAGCCTTTGTATTCAACAACATCTTCTGTTGAACCGGTAACTTTTCCATTTTCAACATAGTTCCATGCCCCATTAAAGAAGAATAAATCCGTATATTTCCAATCAATTTGACCATTGTTCACATAAAACCATGTACCGTAATGAAGCACTAAAGCCATCAATTGTTGCGCAACTTTACCGCCTTCAATATAGTACCACGTGCTATTTTTGGCTTGTACCAATCCATTTTTTTGCCAATTGATTCGACTGTTTTGGACATAAAATTTTGTGCCTTTGTATTCAACAACATCTTCTGTTGAACCGGTAACTCTTCCATTTTCAACGTAGTTCCATGCTCCATTAAAGAAGAACAAGTCCGTATATTTCCAATCAATTTGACCATTGTTTACATAAAACCATGTGCCGTAATGCAACACTAAAGCCGTCAATTGTTGCGCAACTTTACCGCCTTCAATATAGTACCACGTGCCATTTTTGGCTTGTACCAATCCGCTTTTTTGCCAATTGATTCGACTGTTTTGGACATAAAATTTTGTGCCTTTGTATTCAACAACATCTTCTGTTGATCCTGTAACTCTTCCATTTTCAACGTAGTTCCATGCTCCATTAAAGAAGAACAAGTCCGTATACGTCCAATCAATTTGACCATTTTTTACATAAAACCATGTACCATTATAAAGCACTAAAGCCGTCAGTTGTTGTGCAACTTTACCGTCTTGAATATAGTACCAATTCCCATCTTTTGCTTGAACTAATCCCGTATAATCAAAAGCGACCGTTGCATTTTTCACATAAAATAGCGAACCCTTATATTCAACAACATCACTAATTGCCCAATCAATTTGGCCATTGTTTACATAAAACCGTGTGCCATTATAAAGGACTAAAGTTGATAATTGCTGTGCGACTTGACCGTTTTGAATATAATACCAAACACCATTTTTTGCTTGAATTAATCCCGTAGCATCAAAATCTACTTGACTATTTTTAACATAATATAATGACCCATTATGTTTAATAACATCGGTAAACGTACCGGTAACTCTTCCATTTTCAACATAATATAATTCTCCTGTTTTGGAGTCTGCTAGCCCTGTATAAGTATTCGGTGCATTGTCAATTGAATACGGTAAGGCATCGTTGTTTTTTCTAAAACCGACATTACCTGATACATTTGGATCTAATGTATCCAATCCATTTCTTTCAATAAAACGTATTAATGTTTCTGCATATCGCGGATCTGTTGCGTATCCTGCATTTTGCAATGCGTTTGCTGCATCAACATATGTTTTAGACTCTAAAAATGCTTTATAAATTTGCTTGCGATAAGGTGTAGACGTAAAGAATGTGGCTCTTTCCTTTATACTATCTTGCCATGATTCATACGCTCTAAAGCGAGCCTTCACACGTACTGTTTTTCCGTCAATGACTTCATTCGTGTTCATTTCTACCGTTTTTCCAGTCCACTCGTCAGTCGCTTTTACACCAAATAAATTGTAGTTTGGTGCTGCCCCTAATTGACTTTTTCCCCAATTACTTTCAATAACGGCTTGTGCAATGGTTATACTCGGTAAAACACCCGCTTTTTCATAATTTTCTAGCGCGCCGGCATAAACATATTGAATAAATTTTTTCTGTTCCGGGGTAAAAGATGATTGACTAAGAACAGTATCAATTTTACCATTTGATTGTGCATGAACGGTTGTATGTGGTATTGCAAAAAAATTTGACATCATACCGAATAACAACAACACTCCTGTCATCAGTTGTCTCATTTTCTTTTTTAACATACTTCCTCCTATTGCGTTAAAGACACAAAATCTTCAATTTGTTGTTCTATTAAGTGTAGCGCTTTTGCCCAAAATTCTTTTTTCGTGATATCCACACCCATAAATTGTGCCGTTTCTTCAACGGTACTTACAGTTGTCGCCGTTAGCATGGCTTTATACTTCTCTACAAAACCGTCACTTTGTTCTAAATACAATGCATATAGCCCTTTTGCAAATAATCCACCAAAGGCATACGGGAAATTGTAATAACTTAGTGATTCTGAATAATAGTGCGGTTTACATACCCACATGTATGGATGTAATGCATTAGCGTCTAACCCATCGCCATACGCTTTTTGTTGTGCATCCATCATTAATTTTTCTAAATCCGCAGCAAACAAGAATTTTTCTGCGCGTTCTTCAAAGACAGATTTTTCAAATAAATAGCGTGAATAAATATCCACAATAATTTGTGTTAAATCTTGTAATTGCGATTCAATTAAACCAATTTTTTCTGCATCACTTGCTTGTGAAATGACATTTTGCATGACAATGTTTTCGTTAAACGTTGATGCCGTTTCGGCAACAGGCATTGTATAATCCCAGTTTAATGGACGGTGATTTTCAATTTGTACACCGTGATAAGCATGCCCTAATTCGTGAGCCATTGTGACCACACTACTTAAACTGCCGTCAAAATTCGTCATCACACGTGACTGATTGATTACTGGTAAATTGTAACAGAACGCACCCCCTCGTTTGCCTTTACGAGGGAAAATATCGATGTAGTTTTTGTCGTAAAACTCTTCTGTCATGTCAGCTAAATCTTTTGAAAATTTACCAAACTGTTCCATTAAGTAAACTTTGCTTTCTTCAACTGAAAACGTACGTGAAGCACCTTGTCCAATTGGCGCAAATAAATCGTAAAACGGCAAACCGTTTTGATGACCTAATAATGTTCCTTTATGTTTTAAGTAACGTTGGAAACTTGGTAAAGCATCTACAATCGCACTTAATAAAGCATCTAATGTTTCTTGACTCATGCGAGAACGGTGTAATGTTTGTGCCAAGGCACTGTCATACCCACGTAAACGCGTTACATCATTAACTTGTGATTTAATGTGATTCAATGAAAAAGCAACGGGTTCTTTAATGTGCGTATACATTTCTAATTCTTTTTCATACGCACGTTTACGAACATCAGCATCTGGATGATACGCTAAATTACGAATATCACTCAATGTAACTTCTTTACCGTCAAATTCACCAACAACTGTTGACGTTAAATACTCTTGTTGTTGTTCCCAAGCGCTTCCTGCACTCATGTTCATTGTGGCAATCACTTCTTCTACTTCATCGGATAATAAATGTGCCACGACATCTTTTTGCTCTTTAAAGTAAAAGGCGTATTCTCTTAATACGTCATCGCCAGAAATATCTGTTTTTACATTTCCAATAAAACGATTAATTTTTGCATCTGTTTTAGCATTGGCACTCATCACTTTATTTAATTTGCCGTATTCTGCCAAACTACGTGTATCTGTTGTATCGACAGCCATTTGTAACGTACAAAATGAAAATAATTTTGACGCCAAAACTGTACGCTCTTCTAATAATGCAATCACAGCTTTTATCGTTTCCAAATCATCTTTCAATTCTACTTTTTCTAATTGTTCTAACGTACTTAACAACGCTTTAAAATCATTTTGATACGCCGTTGATTCGTACGACGTATACAAATCTGTCAATGACCATTTTCCATCCATTATGCTTGCTCCTTTTTCACTAATGTTTCTAATTGATTTAAAAATGTTTTAGGCAACTCACTATTAAATAAGACAAACTCATTTGTTGTAGGGTGTTTAAACCCTAGCGTTTTAGCGTGTAAAAATTGCCCGTATGACTTATCGTCATGGTATTTACTATAAACAGGATCGCCCACTAAATCAAACCCGATAAAATGCATATGCGCACGAATTTGATGCGTTCGCCCAGTTTCCAAACGCAATTGAATTAACGTATAACCTTCATATCTTTCTAACACCGTAAAATGCGTTACTGCACGTTTTCCGCCTTCTTGTACACGCCATTTTAACCGGTCGTATTTATCCCGAGCCAACGGGGCATCAATCGTTCCTGTCTCGTGTTCGACTTCTCCATGTACCAACGCCACGTATTCACGAGTGATGTCGTGTGTTTGAAACTGCTGTGAGAGTTGTTCGTGTGCTTTAGAATGTTTCGCCACCACTAATAACCCCGATGTATCTTTATCAATACGATGTACGATACCCGGTCTAATTTCACCCGTTGAGGTGGCTAACTGTTTAACATGATAGAGTAAGCCATTGACTAGCGTTCCCCTGTCATGCCCAACAGATGGATGAACAACCATGCCACTTGCTTTATTGACAATAACAATGTCGTCATCTTCATAAACAATATCAATTGGTATGTTTTCAGCGACAACATCTATTGTTTCAGCTTCTGGAATAGAGATGACAATGGTGTCGCCTTTTTGAATTTTATAGTTTGCTTTTACTAGACTACCATTCACCACAACAGCGTCTTTTTTTAGTAACTGTTGAATTTGTGAACGACTAAATGACGTCAAATCAACAAGTGCCTTATCAATACGACCCAGTGCGTCTTGAGCAATAAAGTCGAGTTGTTTCACCATCTATTTTCCTCTTTCTTTCCATTCTGTTAGAAGTGCGTCGACAATCATGACGGTTACACCGAGTGTCAAGCAAATATCTGCCACATTAAAAATCGGGAAATCAATAAATTCAAATCGAAACATATCAATCACATACCCTAACCGTACACGGTCAATAAAATTACCCACTGCACCTGCAAAAATGAGAACATAGGCAACGTATTCAATGTTGCGTCGTTTTTGTTTATGTGCCCAACAAATCATGCCTGCACAAATCAAAATCGTCACAATGAAAAAGAATACTAAATTGTCAGACAATATGCCCCATGCCGCTCCTGTATTTCTAAGGTGAAATAAAGACAACACATTTGGAATAAACGCTTGTCCCGTATTCAAAGGAATCGTCATTGCCGTCCACATTTTAACACCTTGATCTAAAATCAATAATAAAATAATACTACTGTATATTAGTACCATATCAATACCTTTCTAAAACACCATTTCACTAATTGCTTGTTCGATACGTTCAATCCATTCGTTTTTAAGTGGTTTATGGTGATGTTTATTTAACACACACTCAACCAACTCCTCAACAGACGTAAAAACCTCATATTCAAACGGATACAATAACGACAAGTATAATCGTGCATTGCTTAAAACAACCAATCGATCGTCTACATTTTCGACCATCTTCTCAACAACTTTTTCAAGTTTAAACATATAGTGCATATCATCAATTGGTACAATATGTTGTAAAAACACATACCGATTTTTACCGTAATAAGAATAAGTGACTCTTCCCTCGAATTCAATGTCTAATAATCTATCCAATACGTACGCTTTAAGTAATGGATGAAATGCCGGCTCTTTAAATAGCGTACGCGCAGCCTTACTAAATTCATAATCGTTGAATAAGTGCAATTTTGGAACAAGCTGTTGTTGTTGAACATACGTCATTTTTGCGACATTTTTAATATCTTCACGCAACTCTTTAAGTTCATTTTCGCATTCCTTATCAACAGCATCCAATTGTTCCAAAAGCGTATTTTCCAACAAATATAGCGGATAACTATCCATCGATTTTTCAGCGTACAGTAGAAATCTTTCCTCCAATATTAACCTTGCACGCAGTATTTGCCACGTATAAATAATGGCATTAATATAAACTACATCCAATTCTACATCGTAAAACGTTGTTTCAATATCGGGAAAAATCTGTTCTACTGTATCAATGACATCATCATATTCACCCAGTTCAGTGGCTAATTGAGCGTATGTAATGAGCGCGCTGATTTCTTTTGTTTGAAAAACAACTTGTTGCAATTGATGCAACATCTCATGATTAGGGTGTCCATTTTTAAATAGCTGCTTTAATCGATTTTGTGAAAATGCTTCACTTGGAAATTTTAAAATACTCATCTTGTCACTCCATTTAAGTAAGGATTATATTGACGCTCGTAACGAACAGTCGTTGTATCTCCATGTCCTGAATAAAGCACTGTATCATCAGGTAACGTCATTAAATGTGCATTAATACCATTCATCAATTCAGTATGATTGGAACTATACGGCAAATCTGTTCGACCACAACCACCTTTAAACAAGGTATCACCGATAACGGCAAAACCCTCGTCTTCAAAAAGATAGACGATACTACCGGGTGAATGACCAGGTACATGTTCAATACGACAATTAAAGCCTTCAATCGTTATTTTGCCCATTTTTGACAATAAAACATCCGCCTTTTCAACTGTAAATGGCATATGATAAATCGATAAATTTTTAGACGCATCGGTTAAAAAATCCGCTTCTAGCTGATGCATAAAAACAGGGATATGATACGTATGACGCACTTTGTCCACTGCTCCAATATGATCATAATGCGCATGTGTTAAAACAACAGCAACCGGTTTTAATTCATTTTCAACAATGACTTTTTCGATTTTATTAAAGTCTGCACCTGGGTCAACAACTAGCGTTTCCTTATTTTCTTTAATGACTAAATAAGCATTTTCAGGATGCATACCCGTTTCAATTTTAATAACTTCCATACTTTCCTCTTACATTGATAAACTTGTAAATGAATACGGCACTAAATCGGCTAACGTTAAACTCAAAATATCGCCTGCACCATTTAATAAATAAACCGGCATTTCTGGTGAACAAAATTCAACAAGCACTTGACGGCAAACGTTACATGGCGGTAAAAAATCTTCTGTTTTACCCGCAACCGCAATTGCCTGAATATCACCTTTTTTATACCCATTTGTAATGGCTGTAAAAATCGCTGTACGTTCCGCACAGTTTGTAACACCAAACGATACATTTTCCACATTAACACCAGTGATAACTTCTCCATTTGTCAATAAAATCGCTGCCCCTACGGGAAATTGTGAATACGGTGCATAAGAATGGTCTAACGCTTTTATCGCATATGACATTAATTCTTCTTTTGTCATGATATAACCCCCATCTTCTTTTTTCCTTGCTATTATACCATATAACCTAATGCCTTTGTATATCACAACACAAATAGCAAAAGCAGACGCTATTAAACATCTGCTTTTGCTTCTTCAAAGTATAAAATTTCTCCAGTTGTTGCGCTGGCAATAAAATCGAATTGTTTTTTTGCTGTCATAATTGCGCCAACAAACACTTTTTCATTCGTCAATGAATCAATTTGATGCGTTGTATCAATAAATGACCCTGTTATTGCCTCATCAGCATCTAATTGTAATTTTGCATTGCGTAATGCTTTTTCAATCATTTCGTGTTTATGATCATGCACACGTTTGGCATAACCCATTGTAGCAAGAGCTATTGCACTCAACGATAAGATTACTTTTGTCGTTTTTTTCATAGGTCACCTCTTAGTCGCGACGTGTACCAAACAAACGTAAAACTGACAAGAATAAGTTAATGAAATCTAAATATAATTCTAATGCACATGAAATGGCTAAACTAGCGTGTAAATGTGTTGCATGTTCAAAGTATAAATAATAAACTTTAATTTTTTGCATATCGTACATCGTTAAGCCAACAAAAATTACTACGGTTACAACGGTTAAAACAAATGACATACCAGTTGAACCAATGAACATGTTAATAACGGATAAAACAATTAAACCAAGTAAGGCAGGCAGTAAAATATTGCCTAATTTTGTTAAATCACGTTTTGTTGTATAGCCATAAATTGCCAATATTGCAAACAATGCCGCCGTTGTTACAAACGCTTGAACGATTGATGTTGTTGTATAAACCAATGCAATTACAGCAAATGTAATTCCAGTTAAAAATGAATATGCTGTAAATTTAGCGATATAAGCACTACTATTTTCCATTTTTTCTGGATTTGGACGTAACGTATACGCTAAAATCATTTGAACAATCATTAAAGCAAATACACCAAATCGACTACCATACACGAATCGTAAAATGACTGGATTATTGATGACGAAAAACGCTGATACTGCACTAATCAATAGCCCAGCAATCATCCACATAAATGTTTTAGAAATGAATCGATTTAAGTTTTGTTGTTCTGCTGAATAAATTGTATTTTGACTCATACTATCACCTCTTATTTTTTATAAACCTATTATAGCAGATTAATTATTGACTGACTAATTTTTTAACCCCCATCAATAAGTAACCAAACAAAATATACACAATCAAGATAATCAATGCATACTGCACGACACCATGAACGCCTAATTTTGTCACATTTAAAAAGAAATAAGGAAACGGACTATCCGGGTTATTCGGGATTTCCCATTTTAAAATTAACCCATTAACTATCGCAAAAACAAAATAAATTAGCGGAAAAACAGTCCATTCAAACGGTTTTTTCCAATGATTTATTTGTTGATGATTCATAAAAAAGTCTAACGCTACGCTAATCGGCACAATATAATGCACGATATAATTTTCAACACGATGGAAACGTTCAGCAGATATTAACGGCGAAAGCATAAAATGATACACAACACCCGTTAATAAAATTGCCATGACGACATTGCCATAATACAATTGCACCTTTTTGACATTCATCACTTGAAATAGGTAGTACACACTAACCGCAATATTGGATAACGTTGTAAAGTATAGCAACATGTTCACCCCATACTGATACAACTGCATACTCACACCAACAAACGATACCATTGCGATAAATAAATGAAATACATTAATTTTCTTTAGCAACAAATTGTACCTCCACGCGATAAATCCGTTGCCCCCTTGATGAAAATTTTGCTTCATATTCTGTCATAATATTCCCCTCGAATGTACTATGATGCAAATCCAACCATACTTGTTTTAAAATCATGCCATATTGTGAAAAACTACATAACGAATATTCAAACAATCCTTGGTTATCTGTTTTAAAATGAATTTCACCATTCGGCACTAAAATGGTTTCATAACTTTTTAAAAATGATGCGTATGTTAAACGACGTTTTTCGTGTTTTTTCTTTGGCCACGGATCTGAAAAATTCAAATACACACGATCAACTTCACCTTTTTCAAATAAATCGGCGATATCCCCACCATCAACATGTAATAATTGTAAATTTGGTAAATCGTTCTCAATCAATTTATCTAACGCTACCACGACAACGCTTGTTTGAATTTCAACACCAATATAATTGATGTTTGGGTTTGCTTTTGCCATTTCAGTAACGAATTGACCTTTACCCGTACCGATTTCGACATGAATGGGATGATCATTACCAAATCGTTGGTGCCACTTTCCACGCCATTCTTGTGCGTTTTGTACGATATATTGCGGGTACGCCTTTATTTTATCATTTGCCCACGGTTTATTTCTTAATCTCATATACTCTCCTAAAAATGAAACTCATTGATCACTTATCAATCAATGAGTTTTGATTATTGCATTATTTTTTTGATCATCATAATGGCATAATTGACTTGATGATTTCTACCATAAAAATGGCTTTTTTTAATATCCATTAAATACGTCAATATACAAAACCACTGCAAGCGTAATTGAACTGACGGTGTTAGCGTAACGCCATAAACTTCAAGCCATTTTTCCCAATCCGAATAATTGATATAACGGCATAAAATACTCGCAACATCTAACAATGGATCACACAATTTTACATTTTCCCAGTCCACCAAATATAAACGACCTGTTTTTTCAAGTAAAAAGTTAGCATGACTTAAATCGCCATGACAAACCACGCTGTCCACTTTTTCAAGCTGATTTGCTGTATGGTATAAATAATCTACAACACGATTCAAAAATGAATTTTGTCTTAGATCAACTTGTAATGACTCTTGATATTCAGCCAATAATTGTGTTGGTGTCGCCGAACTCCCTTGAATTTTCTCAAGCATACCTTTTAACGTTGCTGACTCGTGTATCGCTTTCACCATCGCAAGTACGTCATGTTCCACCATCTGAACGGGTTGCAACGTATCGCCTTCAATCCATTCTTGCGCTGTAATCCCTTCGCCGTTAGCGGTACGTCTTGTCCACAACAATTTTGGCGCAATACCTTCTACGGAAACCGCCGCCAAAAATGGTGTCGTATTCCGTTTTAAAAATATAGTTTGCTCACCTTTAACGCCTTTATATGACTGTCCTGTTCCACCACCAAGTGGTGCCATTTCCCATTCTAAATCAAACGAATAACTCATTGTTCTATTCCTAACATTTATAATCTACATCATTTTATCAATTTTACTAAAAATATACAACGGTAACACCAGAAATCGTACGATAAAAATACTCAATACAACACGCATTACCGA
This window encodes:
- a CDS encoding N-acetylmuramoyl-L-alanine amidase; this translates as MLKKKMRQLMTGVLLLFGMMSNFFAIPHTTVHAQSNGKIDTVLSQSSFTPEQKKFIQYVYAGALENYEKAGVLPSITIAQAVIESNWGKSQLGAAPNYNLFGVKATDEWTGKTVEMNTNEVIDGKTVRVKARFRAYESWQDSIKERATFFTSTPYRKQIYKAFLESKTYVDAANALQNAGYATDPRYAETLIRFIERNGLDTLDPNVSGNVGFRKNNDALPYSIDNAPNTYTGLADSKTGELYYVENGRVTGTFTDVIKHNGSLYYVKNSQVDFDATGLIQAKNGVWYYIQNGQVAQQLSTLVLYNGTRFYVNNGQIDWAISDVVEYKGSLFYVKNATVAFDYTGLVQAKDGNWYYIQDGKVAQQLTALVLYNGTWFYVKNGQIDWTYTDLFFFNGAWNYVENGRVTGSTEDVVEYKGTKFYVQNSRINWQKSGLVQAKNGTWYYIEGGKVAQQLTALVLHYGTWFYVNNGQIDWKYTDLFFFNGAWNYVENGRVTGSTEDVVEYKGTKFYVQNSRINWQKNGLVQAKNSTWYYIEGGKVAQQLMALVLHYGTWFYVNNGQIDWKYTDLFFFNGAWNYVENGKVTGSTEDVVEYKGSKFYVQNSRVNWQKNGLVQAKNGTWYYIKNGVVAKDFSDLIFYNHNWFYVKNGQIDWSFNGMVSYNGTLFYVENAQITWRYNGVGKYLNRLYALKNSVVDMTVSGLLQGPDKQWYHFKSGQLMSEDSLAMYQGRVYYTKKGILDWSFTGLVRITGNLYYIEGGHFVSSKTGLVRYSKDGREYYVTNGKVDENYTGLMLINGVWHYLKNGMFDTNYTGVTTYQNRYYYVEKGIITWKFNGKVKQDNKEFVFVNSETTTANATQVSKVIFIDPGHGGRDSGAHYYGVKESDLVLDVSKRLRALLQNSGYSVIMSREDDTYVDFVTERSRLVNATNSDIFISVHFNATGAGEGSQTTGIETYWYEYDKDYQPKINQKLHNDPIRLKNSKILADALQSAVIAETGAFNRGVKRETLAVLRETAKPAVLIELGFIDNPKELEKIKQKPYLQKLAQGLFNGIKAYYQTIHP
- a CDS encoding M3 family oligoendopeptidase, translated to MDGKWSLTDLYTSYESTAYQNDFKALLSTLEQLEKVELKDDLETIKAVIALLEERTVLASKLFSFCTLQMAVDTTDTRSLAEYGKLNKVMSANAKTDAKINRFIGNVKTDISGDDVLREYAFYFKEQKDVVAHLLSDEVEEVIATMNMSAGSAWEQQQEYLTSTVVGEFDGKEVTLSDIRNLAYHPDADVRKRAYEKELEMYTHIKEPVAFSLNHIKSQVNDVTRLRGYDSALAQTLHRSRMSQETLDALLSAIVDALPSFQRYLKHKGTLLGHQNGLPFYDLFAPIGQGASRTFSVEESKVYLMEQFGKFSKDLADMTEEFYDKNYIDIFPRKGKRGGAFCYNLPVINQSRVMTNFDGSLSSVVTMAHELGHAYHGVQIENHRPLNWDYTMPVAETASTFNENIVMQNVISQASDAEKIGLIESQLQDLTQIIVDIYSRYLFEKSVFEERAEKFLFAADLEKLMMDAQQKAYGDGLDANALHPYMWVCKPHYYSESLSYYNFPYAFGGLFAKGLYALYLEQSDGFVEKYKAMLTATTVSTVEETAQFMGVDITKKEFWAKALHLIEQQIEDFVSLTQ
- a CDS encoding RluA family pseudouridine synthase encodes the protein MVKQLDFIAQDALGRIDKALVDLTSFSRSQIQQLLKKDAVVVNGSLVKANYKIQKGDTIVISIPEAETIDVVAENIPIDIVYEDDDIVIVNKASGMVVHPSVGHDRGTLVNGLLYHVKQLATSTGEIRPGIVHRIDKDTSGLLVVAKHSKAHEQLSQQFQTHDITREYVALVHGEVEHETGTIDAPLARDKYDRLKWRVQEGGKRAVTHFTVLERYEGYTLIQLRLETGRTHQIRAHMHFIGFDLVGDPVYSKYHDDKSYGQFLHAKTLGFKHPTTNEFVLFNSELPKTFLNQLETLVKKEQA
- the lspA gene encoding signal peptidase II, which translates into the protein MVLIYSSIILLLILDQGVKMWTAMTIPLNTGQAFIPNVLSLFHLRNTGAAWGILSDNLVFFFIVTILICAGMICWAHKQKRRNIEYVAYVLIFAGAVGNFIDRVRLGYVIDMFRFEFIDFPIFNVADICLTLGVTVMIVDALLTEWKERGK
- a CDS encoding MBL fold metallo-hydrolase; amino-acid sequence: MEVIKIETGMHPENAYLVIKENKETLVVDPGADFNKIEKVIVENELKPVAVVLTHAHYDHIGAVDKVRHTYHIPVFMHQLEADFLTDASKNLSIYHMPFTVEKADVLLSKMGKITIEGFNCRIEHVPGHSPGSIVYLFEDEGFAVIGDTLFKGGCGRTDLPYSSNHTELMNGINAHLMTLPDDTVLYSGHGDTTTVRYERQYNPYLNGVTR
- a CDS encoding cytidine deaminase, with the protein product MTKEELMSYAIKALDHSYAPYSQFPVGAAILLTNGEVITGVNVENVSFGVTNCAERTAIFTAITNGYKKGDIQAIAVAGKTEDFLPPCNVCRQVLVEFCSPEMPVYLLNGAGDILSLTLADLVPYSFTSLSM
- a CDS encoding Bax inhibitor-1/YccA family protein, whose protein sequence is MSQNTIYSAEQQNLNRFISKTFMWMIAGLLISAVSAFFVINNPVILRFVYGSRFGVFALMIVQMILAYTLRPNPEKMENSSAYIAKFTAYSFLTGITFAVIALVYTTTSIVQAFVTTAALFAILAIYGYTTKRDLTKLGNILLPALLGLIVLSVINMFIGSTGMSFVLTVVTVVIFVGLTMYDMQKIKVYYLYFEHATHLHASLAISCALELYLDFINLFLSVLRLFGTRRD
- a CDS encoding Pr6Pr family membrane protein, which translates into the protein MLLKKINVFHLFIAMVSFVGVSMQLYQYGVNMLLYFTTLSNIAVSVYYLFQVMNVKKVQLYYGNVVMAILLTGVVYHFMLSPLISAERFHRVENYIVHYIVPISVALDFFMNHQQINHWKKPFEWTVFPLIYFVFAIVNGLILKWEIPNNPDSPFPYFFLNVTKLGVHGVVQYALIILIVYILFGYLLMGVKKLVSQ
- the trmB gene encoding tRNA (guanosine(46)-N7)-methyltransferase TrmB, whose product is MRLRNKPWANDKIKAYPQYIVQNAQEWRGKWHQRFGNDHPIHVEIGTGKGQFVTEMAKANPNINYIGVEIQTSVVVVALDKLIENDLPNLQLLHVDGGDIADLFEKGEVDRVYLNFSDPWPKKKHEKRRLTYASFLKSYETILVPNGEIHFKTDNQGLFEYSLCSFSQYGMILKQVWLDLHHSTFEGNIMTEYEAKFSSRGQRIYRVEVQFVAKEN
- a CDS encoding phosphotransferase family protein; the encoded protein is MSYSFDLEWEMAPLGGGTGQSYKGVKGEQTIFLKRNTTPFLAAVSVEGIAPKLLWTRRTANGEGITAQEWIEGDTLQPVQMVEHDVLAMVKAIHESATLKGMLEKIQGSSATPTQLLAEYQESLQVDLRQNSFLNRVVDYLYHTANQLEKVDSVVCHGDLSHANFLLEKTGRLYLVDWENVKLCDPLLDVASILCRYINYSDWEKWLEVYGVTLTPSVQLRLQWFCILTYLMDIKKSHFYGRNHQVNYAIMMIKKIMQ